One region of Streptomyces subrutilus genomic DNA includes:
- a CDS encoding ABC transporter permease, with translation MTATSSINVARTTATAGRVLRQLGHDPRSIALMLLVPVLMLTLLRFVFDSSPRTFDGIGASLLGIFPLITMFLVTSIATLRERTSGTLERLLAMPLGKGDLIAGYALAFGAVAVVQSLLATGLALWLLGLDVVGSPWLLLLVALLDALLGTALGLFVSAFAASEFQAVQFMPAVIFPQLLLCGLFAARDTMHPVLETLSDVLPMSYAVDGMTQVLTHTDMTADFVRDAVIVAACALLVLALGAATLRRRTP, from the coding sequence ATGACCGCCACATCCTCGATCAACGTCGCCCGCACCACCGCCACCGCCGGCCGCGTCCTGCGCCAGCTCGGCCACGACCCGCGCTCCATCGCCCTGATGCTGCTGGTCCCCGTACTGATGCTGACGCTGCTCCGCTTCGTCTTCGACAGCAGCCCGCGCACCTTCGACGGCATCGGCGCGTCACTCCTCGGGATCTTCCCCCTCATCACCATGTTCCTGGTGACCTCCATCGCCACCCTGCGCGAGCGCACCTCCGGCACCCTGGAGCGCCTCCTCGCCATGCCGCTGGGCAAGGGCGACCTCATCGCCGGCTACGCCCTCGCCTTCGGAGCCGTCGCCGTCGTCCAGTCGCTCCTCGCCACCGGGCTCGCCCTCTGGCTCCTCGGCCTCGACGTCGTCGGCTCCCCCTGGCTGCTCCTGCTCGTCGCCCTCCTCGACGCGCTCCTCGGCACCGCGCTCGGCCTCTTCGTCTCCGCCTTCGCGGCCTCCGAATTCCAGGCCGTCCAGTTCATGCCGGCGGTGATCTTCCCCCAGCTCCTGCTGTGCGGCCTGTTCGCGGCCCGCGACACCATGCACCCCGTCCTGGAAACCCTCTCGGACGTCCTGCCCATGTCCTACGCGGTCGACGGCATGACCCAGGTCCTCACCCACACCGACATGACCGCCGACTTCGTCCGCGACGCCGTCATCGTCGCCGCCTGCGCCCTGCTCGTCCTCGCCCTCGGCGCGGCCACCCTCCGACGCCGGACCCCGTAG
- a CDS encoding SH3 domain-containing protein, translated as MSVENEANEVQTLSAGSGYKSYPVAPGVQLNVRSGPGTGYPVVGVLPLGGRVTIRCQCAGTTVSGPYGTTNLWDCVGNGQFVSDAYVKTGSDGYVAAHCG; from the coding sequence ATGTCGGTTGAGAACGAAGCGAACGAGGTCCAGACCCTTTCCGCCGGGTCCGGCTACAAGTCCTACCCGGTCGCGCCCGGCGTCCAGCTCAACGTGCGCAGCGGCCCGGGCACCGGATACCCCGTCGTCGGCGTCCTGCCGCTGGGAGGCCGGGTGACGATCCGCTGCCAGTGCGCGGGCACCACCGTCTCGGGCCCCTACGGCACCACGAACCTGTGGGACTGCGTCGGCAACGGCCAGTTCGTCTCCGACGCGTACGTGAAGACGGGCAGCGACGGCTACGTCGCCGCGCACTGCGGCTAG
- the ilvD gene encoding dihydroxy-acid dehydratase → MPELRSRTVTHGRNMAGARALMRASGVASEDIGKPIIAVANSFTEFVPGHTHLAPVGRIVSEAIRAAGAIPREFNTIAVDDGIAMGHAGMLYSLPSRDLIADSVEYMVEAHCADALICISNCDKITPGMLMAAMRLNIPVVFVSGGPMEAGQATLVDGTVRKLDLIDAMVDASNENVSDEDVLRIEENACPTCGSCSGMFTANSMNCLAEAIGLALPGNGSVLATHTARRALYEEAGRTVVEITKRHYEQDDHSVLPRSIATREAFENAMALDIAMGGSTNTILHLLAAAQEAGLDYDLTDIDEVSRRVPCLAKVAPNVAPGGTYYMEDIHRAGGIPAILGELHRGGLLNKNVTTVHSDGLEDWLAKWDARSGTASEEAMELWHAAPGCKRSATAFSQSERWGTLDLDAEGGCIRSVQHAYSKDGGLAVLRGNIALDGCVVKTAGVDESIWTFEGPAVVCESQDEAVDKILRKQVKPGDVVVIRYEGPRGGPGMQEMLYPTSFLKGRGLGKVCALVTDGRFSGGTSGLSIGHASPEAASGGTIAVVEDGDRIRIDIPNRSIELLVDEATLAARHEALGGVYAPKDRERKVSAALRAYAAMATSADKGAVRDVSRLG, encoded by the coding sequence ATGCCCGAGCTGAGGTCCCGCACCGTCACCCACGGCCGCAACATGGCGGGCGCACGCGCCCTTATGCGTGCGTCGGGCGTAGCGAGCGAGGACATCGGCAAGCCGATCATCGCGGTCGCCAACTCCTTCACCGAGTTCGTCCCCGGGCACACGCACCTCGCCCCGGTGGGCCGGATCGTCTCCGAGGCCATCCGCGCCGCCGGAGCCATCCCCCGCGAGTTCAACACCATCGCGGTCGACGACGGCATCGCCATGGGCCACGCCGGCATGCTGTACTCGCTGCCCTCCCGCGACCTGATCGCGGACAGCGTCGAGTACATGGTCGAGGCCCACTGCGCCGACGCCCTGATCTGCATCTCCAACTGCGACAAGATCACCCCGGGCATGCTGATGGCCGCCATGCGCCTCAACATCCCGGTCGTCTTCGTCTCCGGCGGCCCGATGGAGGCCGGCCAGGCGACCCTCGTCGACGGCACCGTCCGCAAGCTCGACCTGATCGACGCCATGGTCGACGCCTCCAACGAGAACGTCTCCGACGAGGACGTCCTGCGGATCGAGGAGAACGCCTGTCCGACGTGCGGCTCCTGCAGCGGCATGTTCACCGCCAACTCGATGAACTGCCTCGCCGAGGCCATCGGCCTGGCCCTCCCCGGCAACGGCTCGGTCCTCGCCACGCACACCGCCCGCCGCGCCCTCTACGAGGAGGCCGGCCGCACGGTCGTCGAGATCACCAAGCGCCACTACGAGCAGGACGACCACTCCGTCCTGCCCCGCAGCATCGCCACCCGCGAGGCCTTCGAGAACGCCATGGCCCTGGACATCGCCATGGGCGGCTCCACCAACACGATCCTGCACCTGCTGGCCGCGGCGCAGGAGGCGGGCCTGGACTACGACCTCACCGACATCGACGAGGTCTCGCGCCGCGTCCCGTGCCTGGCCAAGGTCGCCCCGAACGTGGCGCCCGGCGGCACGTACTACATGGAGGACATCCACCGCGCCGGCGGCATCCCCGCCATCCTCGGCGAGCTGCACCGCGGCGGACTCCTCAACAAGAACGTCACCACCGTCCACTCGGACGGCCTGGAGGACTGGCTCGCGAAGTGGGACGCCCGCTCCGGCACGGCCTCCGAGGAGGCCATGGAGCTGTGGCACGCGGCCCCCGGCTGCAAGCGCTCCGCCACCGCCTTCTCCCAGTCCGAGCGCTGGGGGACCCTCGACCTCGACGCCGAGGGCGGCTGCATCCGCTCCGTCCAGCACGCGTACTCCAAGGACGGCGGGCTCGCCGTGCTGCGCGGCAACATCGCGCTCGACGGCTGCGTCGTGAAGACGGCCGGCGTCGACGAGTCGATCTGGACCTTCGAGGGCCCGGCCGTCGTCTGCGAATCGCAGGACGAGGCGGTCGACAAGATCCTGCGCAAGCAGGTCAAGCCGGGCGATGTCGTCGTCATCCGCTACGAGGGTCCGCGCGGCGGTCCCGGCATGCAGGAGATGCTCTACCCGACCTCCTTCCTCAAGGGCCGCGGCCTCGGCAAGGTCTGCGCCCTGGTGACCGACGGCCGCTTCTCCGGCGGCACCTCGGGCCTGTCCATCGGCCACGCCTCCCCGGAGGCGGCCTCGGGCGGCACCATCGCGGTCGTCGAGGACGGCGACCGGATCCGCATCGACATCCCGAACCGGTCCATCGAGCTCCTGGTCGACGAGGCCACGCTGGCGGCCCGCCACGAGGCCCTCGGCGGCGTCTACGCCCCGAAGGACCGCGAGCGCAAGGTCTCCGCGGCCCTGCGCGCCTACGCGGCGATGGCCACGAGCGCCGACAAGGGCGCCGTCCGGGACGTCTCCCGCCTGGGCTGA
- the proC gene encoding pyrroline-5-carboxylate reductase, with translation MTQTVAVLGTGKIGEALLSGMIRGGWPASKLLVTARRAERAEELHARYGVEAVSNAEAAKRADTLILTVKPQDMGKLLEELAPHVPADRLVISGAAGVPTAFFEERLAPGTPVVRVMTNTPALVDEAMSVISAGSHATAAHLLHTEEIFGGVGKTLRVPESQQDAATALSGSGPAYFYFLVEAMTDAGILLGLPRAQAHDLIVQAAIGAAVMLRDSGEHPVKLREAVTSPAGTTINAIVELERHGVRAALIAALEAARDRSRELASGNS, from the coding sequence ATGACCCAGACAGTCGCAGTCCTCGGTACCGGCAAGATCGGCGAGGCCCTGCTCAGCGGGATGATCCGCGGCGGCTGGCCCGCCTCCAAGCTCCTCGTCACCGCCCGCCGCGCGGAACGCGCCGAGGAGCTCCACGCCCGCTACGGAGTCGAGGCCGTCAGCAACGCCGAGGCCGCCAAGCGCGCCGACACCCTCATCCTCACCGTCAAGCCGCAGGACATGGGCAAGCTCCTCGAAGAGCTCGCCCCGCACGTCCCCGCCGACCGCCTGGTCATCAGCGGCGCCGCGGGCGTCCCGACCGCCTTCTTCGAGGAGCGGCTCGCTCCCGGCACCCCCGTCGTCCGCGTCATGACGAACACCCCCGCCCTCGTCGACGAGGCCATGTCCGTCATCTCGGCCGGCAGCCACGCCACCGCCGCGCACCTCCTCCACACCGAGGAGATCTTCGGCGGGGTCGGCAAGACCCTGCGCGTCCCCGAGTCCCAGCAGGACGCGGCCACCGCCCTCTCCGGCTCCGGACCCGCGTACTTCTACTTCCTCGTGGAGGCCATGACCGACGCCGGGATCCTCCTCGGCCTGCCCCGCGCCCAGGCCCACGACCTGATCGTGCAGGCCGCCATCGGCGCCGCCGTGATGCTCCGCGACAGCGGCGAGCACCCGGTCAAGCTCCGCGAGGCCGTCACCTCCCCGGCGGGTACGACGATCAACGCGATCGTGGAGCTCGAGCGGCACGGCGTGCGCGCCGCCCTGATCGCCGCCCTCGAAGCGGCCCGCGACCGCAGCCGCGAGCTCGCCTCCGGCAACAGCTGA
- a CDS encoding TetR family transcriptional regulator — MTEPVKRRRGPGRPRQDEVEEGPGTQERIRLAARSEFAARGYDKTSVRGVAKAAGVDPALVHHYFGSKDDLFAAAIELSMEPAMVVPAILGEGPDGIGERLARYFLGIWENPVTRAPLLAVIRSALTHEAAASVLRRIVLRRVLERVAADLDVPDPTFRAELAASHMVGIAILRYVVQVEPLASADPDDIVALVAPTLQRYLTEE, encoded by the coding sequence GTGACCGAGCCCGTCAAGCGCCGCCGCGGTCCCGGCCGGCCCCGCCAGGACGAGGTCGAGGAAGGTCCGGGCACCCAGGAGCGCATCCGCCTCGCCGCCCGCTCCGAGTTCGCGGCGCGCGGCTACGACAAGACCTCCGTACGCGGCGTCGCCAAGGCCGCCGGGGTGGACCCGGCCCTGGTCCACCACTACTTCGGCAGCAAGGACGACCTCTTCGCCGCCGCCATCGAGCTGAGCATGGAGCCGGCGATGGTGGTCCCGGCGATCCTCGGCGAAGGTCCGGACGGCATCGGGGAACGGCTCGCCCGCTACTTCCTGGGGATCTGGGAGAACCCGGTCACCCGGGCGCCGCTGCTGGCCGTGATCCGGTCCGCGCTGACCCACGAGGCGGCGGCCTCGGTGCTGCGCCGCATCGTCCTGCGCCGCGTGCTGGAACGGGTGGCGGCCGACCTCGACGTCCCCGACCCGACCTTCCGCGCCGAACTCGCCGCCTCCCACATGGTCGGCATCGCGATCCTGCGCTACGTGGTCCAGGTCGAACCCCTCGCCTCCGCGGACCCGGACGACATCGTGGCCCTGGTGGCGCCCACCCTCCAGCGCTACCTGACCGAGGAATGA
- a CDS encoding serine/threonine-protein kinase: MHPLRAERAGFPEYAGRYRLESVLGSGGMGVVHLATSASGLRLAVKVVHAQHAMDPEFRARFRQEVAAARRVSGAFTAPVVDADPDAERPWMATLFIDAPTLAEQVREAPLRPGALARLGAGLAEALRDIHRAGVVHRDLKPSNVLMAPDGVRVIDFGISRPADSDLRTETGKLIGTPPFMAPEQFQRPREVGPAADVFAMGAVLVHAATGRGPFDSDSHYLVAYQVVHSEPDLTGVPSSLAPVIARCLAKDPADRPTPDALLGELRAAAYPTGEETRAFIPRPRRPVSSPLLPSAADDVTHRRVRVPEAPAAGRRPRRLALALALALLLTGGAAAAGYAWFGGGGDPAGRAAPHAPGPAAPPPAPTPWSAALGDRGPGNTVSACAAAAGALYCSTPGLVAARLDPADGALVWSVPAPGTGTRAAGATAIEPVAGGGLVLAVTPGSGLLQALDPATGEPRWKKDIARNATVLPAGSKVLAAGADGSVTALDAATGDVSWSKRLGRTGSVWLTGPGRAEGALDLYVSTRADDGTSSQVSAVDPADGTVRWQLRAPGLLKPVGVAQGGLHLTAGDLQGMTVAVVRVDLATRAVRRTPLSVEQLQAEAAVGPDGVVYLIGISGALTAVAGEKEAWRLETAVAAASRPVVDGGRLFLMAADGRLIAVDARAGRLVGQTDPRMGTGRGTYTATVPAPVVADGRVYGSAPDGSVFAVAAGDPAAW; this comes from the coding sequence GTGCATCCACTGCGCGCGGAACGGGCCGGTTTTCCGGAGTACGCCGGGCGGTACCGGCTGGAATCCGTCCTGGGTTCCGGTGGCATGGGAGTGGTTCATCTGGCCACCTCCGCGTCCGGTCTGCGGCTGGCGGTCAAGGTCGTCCACGCGCAGCACGCGATGGATCCGGAGTTCCGGGCCAGGTTCCGCCAGGAGGTGGCGGCCGCCCGTCGGGTGAGCGGCGCGTTCACCGCGCCCGTCGTGGACGCGGACCCCGATGCCGAGCGGCCGTGGATGGCCACCCTGTTCATCGACGCCCCCACGCTCGCCGAGCAGGTACGAGAGGCGCCCCTGCGCCCCGGAGCGCTGGCCAGGCTCGGCGCCGGTCTGGCGGAGGCGCTGCGGGACATCCACCGGGCCGGTGTCGTGCACCGGGACCTCAAGCCCAGCAATGTCCTGATGGCGCCCGACGGGGTGCGCGTCATCGACTTCGGGATCTCCCGGCCCGCCGACAGCGATCTGCGGACCGAGACCGGCAAGCTCATCGGGACACCCCCGTTCATGGCGCCCGAGCAGTTCCAGCGGCCGCGCGAGGTCGGGCCCGCGGCGGACGTGTTCGCGATGGGGGCGGTGCTCGTCCACGCGGCGACCGGCCGCGGGCCCTTCGACTCCGACAGCCACTACCTCGTCGCCTACCAGGTGGTGCACAGCGAGCCGGACCTGACCGGGGTGCCGTCCTCCCTCGCGCCGGTCATCGCGCGCTGCCTGGCCAAGGACCCCGCCGACCGGCCGACCCCCGACGCCCTGCTCGGAGAGCTGCGGGCGGCCGCCTACCCGACCGGGGAGGAGACCCGCGCCTTCATACCGCGGCCCCGGCGGCCGGTCTCGTCGCCGCTCCTCCCGTCCGCCGCCGACGACGTCACGCACCGGCGCGTACGGGTCCCCGAGGCCCCCGCGGCGGGGCGGCGGCCGCGGCGGCTCGCCCTCGCGCTCGCCCTGGCCCTGCTGCTGACGGGCGGCGCCGCCGCCGCGGGGTACGCGTGGTTCGGCGGCGGCGGGGACCCCGCGGGGCGCGCGGCGCCGCACGCGCCGGGCCCGGCCGCGCCCCCGCCGGCCCCCACGCCGTGGTCGGCCGCGCTCGGCGACCGCGGCCCCGGGAACACGGTGTCCGCGTGCGCGGCGGCGGCCGGGGCGCTGTACTGCTCGACCCCGGGCCTGGTCGCGGCCCGGCTGGACCCGGCCGACGGGGCCCTCGTGTGGTCGGTGCCCGCGCCGGGCACCGGGACCCGGGCGGCGGGCGCCACCGCCATCGAGCCCGTCGCGGGCGGCGGGCTCGTCCTCGCCGTGACCCCCGGCAGCGGGCTGCTCCAGGCGCTGGATCCGGCCACGGGCGAGCCGCGGTGGAAGAAGGACATCGCGCGGAACGCGACCGTGCTGCCGGCCGGTTCGAAGGTGCTGGCCGCCGGGGCGGACGGGAGCGTCACGGCCCTCGACGCGGCCACCGGCGACGTGAGCTGGAGCAAGCGCCTGGGGCGGACGGGGTCCGTGTGGCTCACCGGTCCCGGCCGGGCGGAAGGCGCCCTCGACCTGTACGTGTCGACGCGCGCCGACGACGGCACGTCCTCGCAGGTCTCGGCGGTCGATCCGGCCGACGGCACGGTGCGTTGGCAGCTGCGCGCACCCGGGCTGCTCAAGCCGGTGGGGGTCGCCCAGGGCGGTCTGCACCTGACGGCGGGCGACCTGCAGGGGATGACCGTCGCGGTGGTGCGCGTCGACCTCGCCACGCGGGCGGTACGGCGCACCCCGCTGTCGGTGGAGCAGTTGCAGGCCGAGGCGGCCGTGGGACCGGACGGGGTGGTGTACCTGATCGGCATCTCGGGCGCGCTGACGGCGGTCGCCGGGGAGAAGGAGGCGTGGCGGCTGGAGACGGCCGTGGCCGCGGCTTCCCGGCCGGTCGTCGACGGCGGGCGGCTGTTCCTGATGGCGGCCGACGGCCGGCTGATCGCGGTCGACGCCCGCGCCGGACGGCTGGTCGGTCAGACGGACCCGCGGATGGGGACGGGCCGGGGCACCTACACGGCCACCGTCCCCGCCCCCGTGGTCGCCGACGGGCGGGTCTACGGGAGCGCGCCCGACGGGTCCGTGTTCGCGGTGGCCGCGGGCGATCCCGCGGCGTGGTGA
- a CDS encoding HAD family hydrolase has product MGYDLVIFDNDGVLVDSEPLANTILAGYLSELGHPTSYEDSLRDYMGSAVHRVHDLVLERTGQRLPEDFDETLHTRTVAGFERELRPVPGVEEVLGELTAHGIGYCLASSGSHERIRVGHRVAGLDGWFEEEWIFSSQDVGQGKPAPDLFLHAARAMGVEPSRCVVVEDSPLGIQAAAAAGMDVFAFTAMLPAERLPGATAYFGDMKQLPGLLQLPV; this is encoded by the coding sequence ATGGGCTATGACCTCGTCATCTTCGACAACGACGGCGTGCTGGTGGACAGTGAGCCGCTCGCCAACACCATCCTCGCCGGATACCTGAGCGAGCTCGGGCACCCCACCTCCTACGAGGACTCGCTGCGGGACTACATGGGCTCCGCCGTACACCGGGTGCACGACCTCGTGCTCGAGCGGACGGGACAGCGGCTGCCCGAGGACTTCGACGAGACGCTGCACACGCGGACCGTCGCCGGGTTCGAGCGGGAGCTGCGGCCGGTGCCCGGCGTCGAGGAGGTGCTCGGGGAGCTGACCGCGCACGGGATCGGGTACTGCCTGGCCTCCTCCGGAAGCCACGAGCGGATCCGGGTCGGGCACCGGGTGGCCGGGCTCGACGGGTGGTTCGAAGAAGAGTGGATCTTCAGCTCCCAGGACGTGGGCCAGGGGAAGCCGGCGCCCGACCTCTTCCTGCACGCGGCCCGTGCCATGGGCGTGGAGCCCTCGCGCTGCGTCGTCGTCGAGGACAGCCCGCTCGGCATCCAGGCCGCCGCCGCCGCGGGCATGGACGTGTTCGCCTTCACGGCGATGCTGCCCGCCGAGCGGCTGCCCGGGGCCACCGCCTACTTCGGGGACATGAAGCAGCTGCCGGGGCTCCTGCAACTGCCCGTGTGA
- a CDS encoding ABC transporter ATP-binding protein, translating to MMNNPPPEAAGAPPAAVHAAGLTVRRGTGRAPRTVLDRIAFDVPRGRITGLLGPSGCGKSTLMRAIVGTQAHVTGTLDVLGRPAGHPELRSRIGYVTQAPSVYDDLTVRQNLDYFAAVLDPGRAAADRRAAAVRQAITDVDLTTHTDALAGNLSGGQRSRVSLAVALLGTPELLVLDEPTVGLDPVLRRDLWNLFHEITRTRGATILVSSHVMDEAERCHDLLLMREGRILAQDTPDALRARTASATVEEGFLRLVDEAAATAAREPQR from the coding sequence ATGATGAATAACCCGCCTCCAGAAGCCGCGGGCGCTCCGCCCGCCGCCGTGCACGCCGCCGGCCTGACCGTCCGCCGCGGCACGGGCCGAGCCCCCCGCACCGTCCTCGACCGCATCGCCTTCGACGTCCCCCGCGGCCGCATCACCGGCCTCCTCGGCCCCTCCGGCTGCGGGAAGTCCACCCTCATGCGCGCCATCGTCGGCACCCAGGCCCACGTGACCGGCACCCTCGACGTCCTCGGCCGCCCCGCCGGCCACCCCGAGCTCCGCTCCCGCATCGGCTACGTCACCCAGGCGCCCTCCGTCTACGACGACCTCACCGTCCGGCAGAACCTCGACTACTTCGCCGCCGTCCTCGACCCGGGCCGCGCCGCCGCCGACCGCCGAGCCGCCGCGGTCCGGCAGGCCATCACCGACGTCGACCTCACCACCCACACCGACGCCCTCGCCGGCAACCTCTCCGGCGGACAACGCAGCCGCGTCTCCCTCGCCGTCGCCCTGCTCGGCACCCCCGAGCTCCTCGTCCTCGACGAACCCACCGTCGGCCTCGACCCCGTCCTGCGCCGCGACCTCTGGAACCTCTTCCACGAGATCACCCGCACCCGCGGGGCCACGATCCTCGTCTCCTCGCACGTCATGGACGAGGCCGAGCGCTGCCACGACCTCCTCCTCATGCGCGAGGGGCGCATCCTCGCCCAGGACACCCCCGACGCCCTGCGCGCCCGAACCGCCTCCGCCACCGTCGAGGAGGGCTTCCTCCGCCTCGTCGACGAGGCCGCCGCCACCGCCGCCAGGGAGCCGCAGCGATGA
- a CDS encoding MFS transporter: MTVDVRLRRGRSALGLSFFAQGVAFALLVTRIPAIQDRYGISDGLLPAFLAAVPVLAGLASVATEHLVKRVAPSTVLRWAQPLVLLALLGVGAGSRMWHVAVALGVFGLSVGALDASMNMLGVSLQQEYGRSIMLGFHAAYSLGGIVGASAAWAGAHWRLDLFLSYLPAVAVLVPLVLLGSRRYVDAPFEANREKGLGAGGGKLLLPLCLVMACAYIGDSTVANWSAKYLQDVLGSSEEMATVPYNVYMVTTLIGRAVGDLGVRRFGAAAVVRGGTVVAAGGFAVVAAAPGAWVGMLGFTMLGLGLCVIVPQTFAAAGRLFPGNSDTAIARLNIFNYVGFLIGSPLVGGIGDAWSYRGAMLVPMVLVLVTLFHARSFGPRWARYGVGHERRAGDRTVDVGRGGNEV; encoded by the coding sequence ATGACGGTTGATGTGCGGCTGCGGCGCGGCCGCAGTGCCCTCGGGCTCAGCTTCTTCGCGCAGGGTGTCGCCTTCGCGCTGCTCGTGACCCGGATCCCGGCCATCCAGGACCGGTACGGGATATCCGACGGGCTGCTGCCCGCCTTCCTGGCCGCCGTTCCGGTCCTCGCCGGCCTCGCGAGCGTGGCCACCGAGCACCTGGTGAAGCGGGTCGCCCCCAGCACCGTACTGAGGTGGGCCCAGCCCCTGGTGCTCCTGGCGCTGCTCGGCGTCGGAGCCGGCAGCCGGATGTGGCACGTCGCGGTGGCCCTGGGCGTGTTCGGGCTGTCGGTGGGTGCGCTGGACGCCTCGATGAACATGCTCGGTGTCAGCCTCCAGCAGGAGTACGGGCGCAGCATCATGCTCGGCTTCCACGCCGCCTACAGCCTCGGGGGGATCGTCGGTGCCTCGGCCGCGTGGGCCGGGGCGCACTGGCGTCTGGACCTGTTCCTGAGCTACCTGCCGGCCGTGGCGGTGCTGGTGCCGCTGGTCCTGCTGGGCAGCCGGAGGTACGTCGACGCGCCGTTCGAGGCGAACCGGGAGAAGGGGCTCGGTGCGGGTGGCGGCAAGCTGCTGCTGCCGCTCTGCCTCGTGATGGCGTGCGCGTACATCGGGGACTCGACGGTGGCGAACTGGAGTGCCAAGTACCTGCAGGACGTGCTGGGGAGCTCCGAGGAGATGGCGACCGTCCCCTATAACGTCTACATGGTCACCACCCTGATCGGGCGGGCCGTCGGGGACCTGGGCGTGCGCCGCTTCGGGGCCGCGGCCGTGGTGCGGGGCGGGACGGTGGTCGCGGCCGGCGGGTTCGCCGTCGTGGCGGCGGCCCCGGGCGCCTGGGTGGGGATGCTGGGCTTCACGATGCTCGGGCTCGGCCTGTGCGTGATCGTGCCGCAGACCTTCGCGGCCGCCGGGAGGCTGTTCCCGGGCAACTCGGACACGGCGATAGCGCGGCTGAACATCTTCAACTACGTCGGCTTCCTGATCGGCTCGCCGCTCGTGGGCGGGATCGGGGACGCGTGGAGCTACCGGGGCGCGATGCTCGTGCCGATGGTCCTCGTGCTGGTCACGCTGTTCCACGCCCGCTCGTTCGGACCGAGATGGGCCCGATACGGTGTCGGGCATGAGCGGCGAGCCGGTGACCGGACTGTTGATGTGGGACGAGGCGGTAACGAAGTATGA
- the trpS gene encoding tryptophan--tRNA ligase — translation MTRIFSGVKPTGHLTLGNYLGAVRQWVAAEHAPDEALFCVVDLHALTVEHEPARVRRLSRQAATLLLAAGLDPQRCTLFVQSHVDEHTRLAYLLECTATDGELRRMIQYKEKAAKAQAAGDGVRLSLLTYPVLMAADILAYRTDEVPVGEDQRQHVELTRDLAVRFNQRYGHTFTVPRATHPAVAARVMDLQEPTSKMGKSDANGAGIVYLLDEPGVVRKKVMRAVTDSGDGGVVYDREARPGVANLLDVLAACTGADPVRLAEGYTGYGALKRDVADAVVELLRPVRERHAELAADPAEVDKVLREGAGRARALARPVVDRAYEAIGLLAP, via the coding sequence ATGACGAGGATCTTCAGCGGGGTCAAGCCGACCGGACACCTGACGCTGGGCAACTACCTGGGCGCCGTACGGCAGTGGGTCGCCGCCGAGCACGCGCCGGACGAGGCCCTGTTCTGCGTCGTCGACCTGCACGCGCTGACCGTCGAGCACGAGCCGGCCCGCGTACGGCGGCTCAGCCGGCAGGCGGCGACGCTGCTGCTCGCTGCCGGGCTGGACCCCCAGCGGTGCACGCTCTTCGTGCAGAGCCACGTCGACGAGCACACGCGGCTGGCCTACCTGCTGGAGTGCACCGCCACCGACGGGGAGCTGCGCCGGATGATCCAGTACAAGGAGAAGGCGGCGAAGGCACAGGCCGCCGGGGACGGCGTACGGCTGTCGCTGCTCACCTATCCCGTGCTGATGGCCGCCGACATCCTGGCATACCGGACCGACGAGGTGCCCGTGGGCGAGGACCAGCGGCAGCACGTCGAGCTGACCCGGGATCTGGCCGTGCGCTTCAACCAGCGGTACGGGCACACGTTCACGGTGCCCAGGGCCACGCATCCGGCGGTGGCCGCGCGGGTCATGGACCTCCAGGAGCCGACCTCGAAGATGGGGAAGTCCGATGCGAACGGCGCCGGGATCGTCTACCTGCTCGACGAGCCGGGGGTCGTGCGCAAGAAGGTGATGCGGGCGGTCACCGACAGTGGGGACGGCGGGGTGGTCTACGACCGCGAGGCGCGGCCCGGGGTCGCGAACCTGCTGGACGTCCTGGCCGCCTGTACGGGTGCGGATCCCGTGCGCCTCGCCGAGGGGTATACGGGCTACGGCGCCCTCAAGCGGGACGTCGCCGACGCGGTGGTCGAGCTGCTGCGGCCGGTGCGGGAGCGGCATGCCGAACTGGCGGCCGATCCGGCCGAGGTGGACAAGGTGCTGCGGGAGGGTGCGGGGCGGGCCCGGGCGCTGGCGCGGCCGGTGGTCGACCGGGCGTACGAGGCCATCGGGCTGCTCGCTCCGTGA